A genomic segment from uncultured Erythrobacter sp. encodes:
- a CDS encoding ABC transporter permease produces MARFVLQRLAFLWLVLLGVSLITFAIAHLAPGDPARMMAGPAASADAVAALRAELGLDLPLWQQYARYLGDLLRFDLGTSNVSGEPVLDEILARAPASIELMGSALLLSLMVGIPLGIGAAVKRGGWLDRLVSGLSVAGISVPAFWLGLVMVILFYRQLEWFPASGRFTGDPPPSLTGFLLIDALIALDFRALSAASAHLALPVLSLALLEAGPLARLVRNQMRAVLASDYVRMARASGLSERTILWRHALRNALTPLVTLVAASIAMMLFGSVSLETVFGWPGAGHYVVQSIFALDFPVIMGFAVLTAIAYVMVNTAADITLGLIDPRVRPA; encoded by the coding sequence ATGGCGCGGTTCGTCCTGCAACGGTTGGCCTTCCTGTGGCTGGTGCTGCTCGGCGTGTCGCTCATCACCTTTGCGATTGCCCACCTTGCTCCGGGCGATCCGGCGCGGATGATGGCGGGGCCAGCCGCCTCTGCGGACGCGGTCGCAGCCCTGCGCGCCGAGCTCGGCCTCGATCTCCCGCTGTGGCAGCAATATGCGCGCTATCTTGGCGATCTGCTCCGGTTTGACCTCGGCACCTCCAACGTCTCGGGCGAGCCGGTGCTGGACGAAATACTCGCCCGCGCGCCTGCCTCAATCGAGTTGATGGGGAGCGCGCTGCTCTTGTCGCTGATGGTCGGCATTCCGCTCGGCATCGGCGCAGCGGTGAAGCGTGGTGGGTGGCTCGACCGGTTGGTGTCGGGTCTGTCGGTGGCGGGGATCTCGGTGCCCGCTTTCTGGCTCGGGCTGGTCATGGTGATCCTGTTCTACCGCCAGCTTGAGTGGTTTCCCGCTTCGGGCCGCTTCACCGGAGACCCTCCGCCTTCGCTGACCGGCTTCCTGCTGATCGACGCGCTGATAGCGCTCGATTTCCGGGCGCTTTCCGCAGCATCAGCTCACCTCGCCCTGCCGGTGCTATCGCTCGCATTGCTGGAGGCGGGGCCGCTGGCTCGGCTGGTGCGAAACCAGATGCGCGCGGTGCTGGCGTCCGACTATGTCCGCATGGCGCGCGCTAGCGGGCTTAGCGAGCGCACGATCCTGTGGCGCCATGCCCTGCGCAATGCGCTGACCCCGCTGGTGACGCTGGTCGCCGCGTCGATCGCAATGATGCTGTTCGGATCGGTCAGCCTTGAAACCGTGTTCGGCTGGCCGGGGGCGGGGCATTATGTGGTGCAATCGATCTTCGCACTCGATTTCCCGGTGATCATGGGCTTCGCGGTGCTGACAGCAATTGCCTATGTGATGGTGAACACAGCGGCCGACATCACG
- a CDS encoding CPBP family glutamic-type intramembrane protease, with protein MIRFSQRRPVLAFYLLALLIASLVMVWTVFRFTTDPALAGMLGDMVTGIYASGQYINIASMLPYALARPDLLGVFIFAAAPSIAAVVIAARGGGGGLAVLAGRLRPVGHATTMRRAVAVYAGMLAVYAAGFAAFDFVAGPGTTITDRLAMFGGSVLLGAVVGLLMDEGGTLEELGWRGFAWPLLQAAMKYPLRAALVLGTLHWAWHLPREVLTLLGGVDLASFLVTQGVFWALCLALAIVAGYCVNLAGGSVWPAVLVHGGTNLWSKALSDHIAPSLGVLDLRTLILFVLAIIIVMVAGRQLGRLPSDADREPG; from the coding sequence ATGATCCGGTTTTCGCAGCGGCGGCCCGTGCTCGCCTTCTACCTGCTGGCGCTCCTGATCGCGTCGCTGGTGATGGTCTGGACTGTGTTCCGCTTCACTACCGATCCTGCCTTGGCTGGGATGCTGGGGGATATGGTCACCGGAATTTATGCGAGCGGGCAATACATCAACATCGCCTCGATGCTGCCCTATGCACTGGCGCGGCCCGATTTGCTGGGGGTGTTCATCTTCGCCGCTGCGCCGAGCATCGCCGCTGTCGTCATCGCGGCGCGGGGCGGCGGAGGAGGGCTTGCGGTGCTCGCCGGACGGCTGCGGCCGGTCGGTCACGCGACCACCATGCGCCGGGCCGTCGCGGTCTATGCCGGGATGCTGGCGGTCTATGCAGCTGGCTTTGCCGCCTTCGATTTCGTTGCTGGGCCGGGCACCACCATTACCGATCGGTTGGCGATGTTCGGCGGCAGTGTGCTGCTGGGCGCCGTCGTCGGACTGCTGATGGACGAGGGCGGAACGCTGGAGGAACTGGGCTGGCGCGGCTTTGCTTGGCCGCTGTTGCAAGCGGCGATGAAGTACCCGCTGCGTGCCGCGCTGGTACTGGGCACGCTGCACTGGGCGTGGCACCTGCCGCGCGAGGTACTGACCTTGCTGGGCGGGGTCGATCTGGCGAGCTTTCTGGTCACGCAAGGCGTTTTCTGGGCGCTGTGCCTCGCACTCGCGATTGTCGCCGGATATTGCGTCAACCTGGCGGGCGGATCGGTGTGGCCTGCGGTGCTGGTGCATGGCGGCACCAACCTGTGGTCCAAGGCGCTGAGCGACCACATCGCGCCCAGTTTAGGCGTGCTCGACCTGCGCACGTTGATCCTGTTCGTGCTGGCGATCATCATTGTGATGGTCGCAGGTCGCCAGCTCGGACGATTGCCGTCTGACGCCGATCGCGAGCCCGGGTAA